A window of the Gordonia humi genome harbors these coding sequences:
- a CDS encoding ClpP family protease, whose translation MDEIREPRRFTRRDRDELLARRVLVLDGALDDDNGTLLATQMLTLAAADDADIALWIHSPGGSVPAMLAIRDVMRLIPCDVSTLALGLACSAGQFLLSAGTGGKRRALPHARILMHQGSAGIGGTAADVELQADDLRYTRDTVLGLIAEDTGQPIDAVFADSIRDRWYTAQQALDYGFVDEIVADFSVLAPPAPRTGFGLTGGN comes from the coding sequence ATGGACGAGATTCGAGAACCCAGACGATTCACCAGACGAGACCGCGACGAACTGCTCGCGCGGCGCGTCCTGGTCCTCGACGGCGCGCTCGACGACGACAACGGCACCCTGCTCGCCACCCAGATGCTGACGTTGGCGGCCGCCGATGACGCGGACATCGCGCTGTGGATCCACTCGCCGGGCGGCTCGGTTCCGGCGATGCTCGCCATCCGTGACGTGATGCGCTTGATTCCGTGCGACGTGTCGACGCTCGCCCTCGGCCTCGCGTGCAGTGCCGGACAGTTCCTGCTGTCGGCCGGGACTGGCGGCAAGCGCCGCGCGCTCCCGCACGCCCGCATCCTCATGCACCAGGGTTCGGCGGGCATCGGGGGAACGGCCGCCGACGTCGAGCTCCAGGCCGACGATCTCCGTTACACCCGCGACACCGTCCTCGGGTTGATCGCCGAGGACACCGGGCAGCCGATCGACGCGGTCTTCGCCGACTCGATCCGCGACCGCTGGTACACCGCGCAGCAGGCGCTCGACTACGGGTTCGTCGACGAGATCGTCGCCGACTTCTCGGTCCTCGCCCCGCCCGCGCCACGCACCGGGTTCGGTCTCACGGGAGGAAACTGA
- a CDS encoding ClpP family protease, whose product MMSYPIPNVVERTPAGERYSDVYSHLLSGRIVYVGTPIDAGVANALVAQLLYLDAENSERDVELYINCSGGDPAAMLAVYDTMRHIRADVATTCVGQAVSVGAVLLAAGADGKRSATPHSRIVLHQPGVEGGRGTIPDLIIEADELVRVRAQIESVLARHTGREPAQIRSDTERTRVFTAPDAVDYGLIDAVVDGDATHAASA is encoded by the coding sequence CTGATGTCGTATCCGATTCCGAACGTCGTCGAACGGACCCCGGCGGGCGAGCGATACAGCGACGTCTACTCCCACCTTCTGTCCGGACGCATCGTCTACGTCGGCACGCCGATCGACGCGGGCGTGGCCAACGCGCTCGTCGCGCAGCTGCTGTACCTCGACGCGGAGAACTCCGAGCGCGATGTGGAGCTGTACATCAACTGTTCCGGCGGCGATCCGGCGGCCATGCTCGCCGTCTACGACACGATGCGGCACATCCGCGCGGATGTCGCGACGACGTGCGTCGGGCAGGCGGTCTCGGTCGGCGCCGTACTTCTCGCGGCGGGCGCGGACGGGAAACGATCGGCGACGCCGCACTCACGGATCGTGCTGCACCAACCGGGTGTCGAGGGCGGTCGGGGGACCATTCCGGATCTGATCATCGAGGCCGACGAGCTCGTGCGGGTCCGGGCGCAGATCGAGTCGGTCCTGGCTCGCCACACCGGTCGCGAGCCCGCACAGATCCGATCGGACACCGAGCGCACCCGCGTGTTCACTGCACCGGACGCCGTCGACTACGGGCTGATCGACGCGGTGGTCGACGGGGATGCGACTCATGCGGCGAGCGCGTAG
- a CDS encoding helix-turn-helix domain-containing protein, producing the protein MRLLAGTRMPLFREELGAHLRDLRRERGERLSDVAERAGISTQYLSEIERGRKDPSSEMIEAVSGALDVSVAEVSTAVGERLSRPASTRAYALAA; encoded by the coding sequence ATGAGACTTCTCGCCGGGACTCGGATGCCGCTCTTCCGCGAGGAGTTGGGCGCGCATCTGCGCGACCTGCGACGCGAACGCGGCGAACGCCTGTCCGATGTCGCCGAGCGGGCGGGCATCTCCACGCAGTATCTGTCGGAGATCGAACGCGGCCGCAAGGATCCGTCCAGCGAGATGATCGAGGCCGTGTCCGGAGCCCTCGACGTCAGTGTCGCCGAGGTGTCGACCGCCGTCGGCGAACGACTGAGCCGACCCGCGTCGACGCGCGCCTACGCGCTCGCCGCATGA
- a CDS encoding class I SAM-dependent methyltransferase: MTDETLGPDWTRHGAGWAAQDVVFDRIFAPVTRAIVEAADLSGTVLDIGCGTGTLIEAAVDAGATAVGVDISSAMVEAAAQRVPQATVVVADAQTTDLTALAPNGFDRFVSRFGVMFFGDPVAAFTNIRRAAAPDASMAFMCWQDGRKNPIFTLGTSTLIEALDEKPARPQPRAPGPVAFADSSYLRDVLTAAGWSAVAIDPFTFTADYSTPTSDGVEERLAVILATSTGQLVEGEVRERLGEDGWTELLDRVRESLRADVVDGRLAHEGHCWSVTARA; this comes from the coding sequence ATGACCGATGAGACGCTCGGACCCGACTGGACACGACACGGCGCGGGCTGGGCCGCGCAGGACGTCGTCTTCGACCGCATCTTCGCACCGGTGACGCGAGCGATCGTGGAGGCGGCCGACCTGTCCGGGACCGTACTCGACATCGGCTGCGGTACGGGCACTCTGATCGAAGCGGCGGTGGACGCGGGAGCGACGGCGGTCGGGGTCGACATCTCGTCGGCGATGGTCGAGGCCGCCGCGCAGCGGGTTCCGCAGGCGACCGTCGTCGTCGCCGACGCCCAGACCACCGATCTGACGGCACTCGCACCGAACGGCTTCGACCGGTTCGTCTCGCGCTTCGGCGTGATGTTCTTCGGCGACCCGGTCGCGGCGTTCACGAACATCCGTCGCGCCGCCGCACCCGATGCCTCGATGGCGTTCATGTGCTGGCAGGACGGTCGGAAGAATCCGATCTTCACCTTGGGGACGAGCACGCTGATCGAAGCGCTCGACGAGAAGCCCGCACGCCCGCAGCCGCGGGCACCCGGACCGGTCGCCTTCGCCGACTCCAGCTATCTGCGCGATGTGCTCACCGCCGCCGGATGGTCCGCCGTCGCGATCGATCCGTTCACGTTCACGGCCGACTACTCGACACCGACGAGCGACGGCGTCGAGGAGAGGCTCGCGGTGATCCTCGCGACGAGCACCGGGCAGCTCGTCGAGGGCGAGGTCCGCGAACGGCTCGGCGAGGACGGGTGGACCGAGCTCCTCGACCGCGTGCGGGAGAGTCTGCGCGCGGACGTCGTCGACGGTCGGCTCGCCCACGAGGGACACTGCTGGTCGGTGACCGCACGAGCGTGA
- a CDS encoding Rieske 2Fe-2S domain-containing protein produces MTDTDIREIDTGTPPTRFARGWHCIGLVSDYTDGKPHSLEIFGTKLVVWADTEGQVKALDAYCRHMGADLSQGKLRGDNVACPFHGWQWNGRGRCAGVPYAKRHPKLAKTRTWPTMIRNGQVFVYNDPEGNPPAENVVIPEVAEYGAEGWTDWTWNKIVIEGSNCREIIDNVVDMAHFFYVHYALPDYFKNVFEGETAAQYMNSRGRPDIALTSAYGDSRLESIAAYYGPSYMLNPMVQYYGEYAVETILTNCHYPIDANSFVLMYGVMAKIPEGLSVEQGARMAQKITAGVEVGFLQDVEIWRHKTRIDNPLLVEEDGPVYQLRRWYEQFYVDVDDVTDEMTGRFEYEIDTEKALENWDLEVQENLRIQAEEKAAEESAAESGASV; encoded by the coding sequence ATGACTGACACCGACATCCGAGAGATCGACACCGGGACACCGCCCACCCGTTTCGCGCGCGGTTGGCACTGCATCGGCCTGGTGAGCGACTACACCGACGGCAAGCCGCATTCGTTGGAGATCTTCGGCACCAAGCTCGTCGTCTGGGCCGACACCGAAGGTCAGGTGAAGGCGCTCGACGCCTACTGCCGACACATGGGCGCCGACCTCTCGCAGGGCAAGCTGCGCGGCGACAACGTGGCCTGCCCGTTCCACGGCTGGCAGTGGAACGGCCGGGGGCGCTGCGCGGGCGTCCCCTACGCCAAGCGTCATCCGAAGCTGGCCAAGACCCGCACCTGGCCCACCATGATCCGCAACGGTCAGGTCTTCGTCTACAACGATCCCGAGGGCAATCCACCGGCCGAGAACGTCGTCATCCCCGAGGTCGCCGAGTACGGCGCCGAAGGATGGACCGACTGGACGTGGAACAAGATCGTGATCGAGGGATCCAACTGCCGCGAGATCATCGACAACGTCGTCGACATGGCGCACTTCTTCTATGTGCACTACGCCCTGCCCGACTATTTCAAGAACGTCTTCGAGGGCGAGACCGCCGCGCAGTACATGAACAGTCGTGGACGCCCCGACATCGCCCTGACCTCCGCCTACGGCGACAGTCGGCTGGAGTCGATCGCCGCCTACTACGGCCCCTCCTACATGCTGAACCCGATGGTGCAGTACTACGGCGAGTACGCGGTCGAGACGATTCTGACCAACTGCCACTACCCGATCGACGCCAACTCGTTCGTCCTGATGTACGGCGTGATGGCGAAGATTCCGGAAGGCCTCTCGGTCGAACAGGGCGCCAGGATGGCCCAGAAGATCACCGCGGGAGTCGAGGTCGGCTTCCTGCAGGACGTGGAGATCTGGCGGCACAAGACCCGCATCGACAATCCGCTCCTGGTCGAGGAGGACGGCCCGGTCTACCAGCTGCGTCGCTGGTACGAGCAGTTCTATGTCGACGTCGACGATGTGACCGATGAGATGACCGGTCGCTTCGAATACGAGATCGACACCGAGAAGGCCTTGGAGAACTGGGACCTCGAGGTTCAGGAGAATCTGCGGATCCAGGCCGAGGAGAAGGCGGCCGAGGAGTCCGCCGCAGAATCGGGCGCGTCGGTCTGA
- the hsaA gene encoding 3-hydroxy-9,10-secoandrosta-1,3,5(10)-triene-9,17-dione monooxygenase oxygenase subunit: MGAQRSEAAQEVLTKIDALLPELAQRAQSTEDARRVSDEVADMLDATGFFKLMQPAQWGGYESDPVTYYEAVRRIATACGSTGWVAGIVGIHNWHLALFDQQAQEDVWGQDTSVRISSSYAPMGMGEVVEGGYRVNGSWAWSSGCDIADWVVVGGPVIKDGKPVDFVSFLIPRGDYSIKDVWNVVGLRGTGSNTIEVKDVFVPTHRMLSFGKMSQGKAPGLERNTAPVYRMPWGTVHPSTISAPIVGMAYGAYTAHVEHQGKRVRAAYAGEKAKDDPFAKVRIAEAASEIDAAWRQLSGNLQDEYDLILAGEEVPMELRLAARRDQVRATGRAIAAIDRLFENSGAHALENGTPIQRFWRDAHAGRVHAANDPERAYVAYGNGEFGIPIGDTMV; encoded by the coding sequence ATGGGAGCACAGCGAAGCGAGGCAGCGCAGGAGGTTCTGACCAAGATCGACGCCCTGCTGCCGGAGCTCGCACAGCGGGCGCAGTCGACCGAGGACGCGCGTCGGGTGTCCGACGAGGTCGCCGACATGCTCGACGCCACCGGCTTCTTCAAGCTGATGCAACCCGCTCAGTGGGGCGGATACGAGTCCGATCCGGTGACCTACTACGAGGCCGTGCGACGGATAGCCACCGCATGCGGCTCCACCGGTTGGGTGGCCGGCATTGTCGGCATCCACAACTGGCATCTGGCCCTGTTCGACCAGCAGGCGCAGGAGGACGTGTGGGGACAGGACACGAGCGTCCGCATCTCGTCGTCGTATGCGCCGATGGGCATGGGAGAGGTGGTCGAGGGCGGTTACCGGGTGAACGGCTCGTGGGCGTGGTCGTCGGGATGCGACATCGCCGACTGGGTCGTGGTGGGCGGGCCGGTGATCAAGGACGGCAAACCCGTCGACTTCGTCAGCTTCCTGATCCCGCGCGGCGACTACTCGATCAAGGACGTGTGGAACGTCGTCGGACTCCGCGGCACCGGATCGAACACCATCGAGGTCAAGGACGTGTTCGTCCCGACGCATCGCATGCTGAGCTTCGGCAAGATGAGTCAGGGCAAGGCGCCCGGGCTGGAGCGCAATACCGCCCCGGTGTATCGGATGCCGTGGGGCACCGTGCACCCGTCGACCATCTCCGCCCCCATCGTCGGGATGGCGTACGGCGCGTACACCGCGCACGTCGAACACCAGGGCAAGCGCGTCCGCGCCGCGTATGCGGGGGAGAAGGCCAAGGACGATCCGTTCGCCAAGGTCCGGATCGCCGAGGCCGCCAGCGAGATCGACGCGGCGTGGCGGCAGCTCTCGGGCAACCTGCAGGACGAGTACGACCTGATCCTCGCCGGCGAGGAGGTGCCGATGGAGTTGCGGTTGGCCGCCCGACGCGATCAGGTCCGGGCGACGGGCCGAGCGATCGCAGCCATCGATCGGCTCTTCGAGAACTCGGGTGCGCATGCGCTCGAGAACGGAACGCCGATCCAGCGCTTCTGGCGTGACGCGCACGCGGGCCGGGTGCACGCGGCCAACGATCCCGAACGCGCCTACGTCGCCTACGGAAACGGGGAGTTCGGCATCCCCATCGGCGACACGATGGTCTGA
- the hsaC gene encoding iron-dependent extradiol dioxygenase HsaC, which produces MTQQQSPIRSLGYMRIDATDMDAWREYGLKVLGMVEGSGATPDALYLRMDDHPARLVIVPSDRDHLACSGWECANAEALQEVRDRLSAAGVEFREGTREELADRAVVELIVFADPDGNVLEAFHGVALQHRRIVSPYGHRFVTGEQGLGHVVLTTTDDAKALAFYRDVLGFRLRDSMRLPPQVVGREEGDEPAWLRFFGCNPRHHSLAFLPIPNSTGIVHLMVEVENSDDVGLAHDRALRRKVPMSATLGRHVNDLMLSFYMKTPGGFDIEYGCEGRQVDDGEWIARESTAVSLWGHDFTVGMKG; this is translated from the coding sequence ATGACACAGCAGCAGAGTCCGATCCGATCGCTCGGCTACATGCGGATCGACGCGACCGACATGGACGCGTGGCGTGAGTACGGACTGAAAGTCCTCGGCATGGTGGAGGGCTCCGGTGCGACGCCCGATGCCCTGTACCTGCGCATGGACGATCACCCGGCCCGCCTGGTGATCGTCCCGTCCGATCGCGACCACCTCGCGTGCTCGGGGTGGGAGTGCGCGAACGCCGAAGCGCTGCAAGAAGTTCGAGATCGTCTTTCCGCCGCCGGTGTCGAGTTCCGAGAGGGCACGCGCGAGGAGCTCGCCGACCGCGCCGTCGTCGAACTGATCGTGTTCGCCGATCCCGACGGCAACGTCCTCGAAGCCTTCCACGGTGTCGCGCTGCAGCACCGACGGATCGTCAGCCCGTACGGGCACCGGTTCGTGACCGGGGAGCAGGGGTTGGGGCACGTCGTGCTCACCACCACCGACGACGCGAAGGCGCTCGCGTTCTACCGGGACGTCCTCGGCTTCCGCCTGCGTGACTCGATGCGACTCCCACCGCAGGTCGTCGGTCGTGAGGAGGGCGACGAGCCCGCCTGGCTGCGGTTCTTCGGCTGCAATCCGCGCCACCATTCGCTCGCATTCCTGCCGATCCCGAACAGCACCGGCATCGTCCACCTGATGGTCGAGGTGGAGAACTCCGATGACGTCGGCCTGGCCCACGACCGCGCACTCCGCCGGAAGGTCCCGATGTCGGCGACTCTCGGCCGCCACGTCAACGACCTGATGCTCTCCTTCTACATGAAGACGCCAGGTGGCTTCGACATCGAATACGGCTGCGAGGGAAGGCAAGTCGACGACGGCGAATGGATCGCCCGTGAGTCGACGGCGGTCAGCCTGTGGGGTCACGACTTCACCGTCGGAATGAAGGGCTGA
- the hsaB gene encoding 3-hydroxy-9,10-secoandrosta-1,3,5(10)-triene-9,17-dione monooxygenase reductase subunit: MAPQSPYGTAEFDSRAFRTAMGQFCTGITVITSIDGVGDPVGFACQSFAALSLDPPLVIFCPMKTSRTWPVIAERGSFVVNVLSNRQQAVSAVFGAPGQDKFASVEWDPSPAGMPVIRNSLTWVECGVETVTDGGDHHVVIGRANVLGEVLQDKPLLFYRGGYLSTEHPRVTPVQEELENFLTWNGGDTWL; this comes from the coding sequence ATGGCGCCGCAGTCGCCGTACGGCACGGCCGAGTTCGACTCCCGCGCATTCCGGACGGCGATGGGCCAGTTCTGCACCGGCATCACCGTGATCACCTCGATCGACGGCGTCGGCGACCCCGTCGGCTTCGCCTGTCAGAGCTTCGCGGCGCTGTCGCTGGATCCGCCGCTGGTGATCTTCTGTCCAATGAAGACGTCACGGACCTGGCCGGTGATCGCCGAACGGGGCTCGTTCGTCGTCAACGTCCTGTCGAATCGTCAGCAGGCGGTCAGCGCGGTGTTCGGGGCGCCGGGACAGGACAAGTTCGCCTCCGTCGAGTGGGACCCGTCGCCCGCGGGAATGCCGGTGATCCGGAACAGCCTGACCTGGGTGGAATGCGGCGTCGAGACGGTGACCGACGGCGGCGACCACCACGTCGTCATCGGACGTGCGAACGTTCTCGGCGAGGTCTTGCAGGACAAGCCGCTACTGTTCTACCGAGGCGGATACCTCTCGACCGAGCATCCGCGCGTGACACCCGTTCAGGAGGAACTCGAGAACTTCCTCACCTGGAACGGAGGGGACACATGGCTGTGA
- a CDS encoding SDR family oxidoreductase produces the protein MTLLTDKVVVVSGVGPGLGRSLCLRAAANGASVVLGARTESRLTEVAAEVRDLGGTALVVPTDITDDTAVDNLVARTVDEFGRADVLINNAFAMPSMKPLGRTDFDQIEASLQLTVLGTLRVIKAFTPSLTDSAGAIVNINSMVIRHSEPRYGSYKLTKSALLAMSQTLATELGGQGIRINSVAPGYIWDDQLKWYFGEIAKKYEITPEQVYEQTASKSDLKRLPEPDEIADAAVFLASPMAKAITGHTLDVNCGEYHD, from the coding sequence ATGACACTCCTCACCGACAAGGTCGTCGTCGTCTCCGGCGTGGGCCCCGGCCTCGGCCGGTCGCTCTGTCTGCGCGCGGCGGCCAACGGCGCGTCCGTCGTGCTCGGCGCTCGCACGGAGTCGAGATTGACCGAGGTCGCCGCGGAGGTGCGCGACCTCGGCGGCACCGCCCTCGTCGTCCCGACCGACATCACCGACGACACCGCCGTCGACAACCTCGTCGCTCGGACCGTCGACGAGTTCGGGCGGGCCGACGTCCTGATCAACAACGCGTTCGCGATGCCGTCGATGAAACCGTTGGGGCGCACCGACTTCGATCAGATCGAGGCGAGCCTTCAGCTGACCGTCCTCGGTACGCTTCGCGTCATCAAAGCGTTCACGCCATCGCTGACCGATTCGGCGGGAGCGATCGTCAACATCAACTCGATGGTCATTCGGCACTCCGAACCGCGGTACGGCAGCTACAAGCTGACCAAGTCGGCGCTGCTGGCGATGTCGCAGACCCTGGCCACCGAGCTCGGCGGCCAGGGCATCCGCATCAACAGCGTGGCACCCGGCTACATCTGGGACGACCAGCTCAAGTGGTACTTCGGTGAGATCGCCAAGAAGTACGAGATCACCCCCGAGCAGGTGTACGAGCAGACAGCGTCCAAGAGCGATCTGAAACGGCTGCCCGAACCGGACGAGATCGCCGACGCCGCGGTGTTCCTCGCATCCCCGATGGCCAAAGCGATCACCGGGCACACCCTCGATGTGAACTGCGGTGAATACCATGACTGA
- a CDS encoding sulfotransferase family protein: MTEARTSVGTVDDLHAAATRAVGLDDFGEPDYLEGLEVLLTSYRDDAGLTELGSKMFRYFLKGALIARLLSEAGWKSNPSYVDVEVERPVFVTGLPRTGTTALHRLLAADPAHQGLQMWLAEFPQPRPPRDTWTDNPVFAQIEAGLNRHHVENPEFMGLHYMSAGEVEECWQLLRQSLMSISYESLAYLPTYSQWLQARDWGPAYHRHRRNLQLIGLNDPGKRWVLKNPSHLFALDALMEAYPDAVVVQTHRAPETIIPSMCSLAEHATEGHSSVFTGATIGRTQLELWSRGLREFSAARAKYDPAQFVDVHFDELRADPFAAVGRVYDALGTPMSDEAGAAMVALDEESKSGDRKPVHKYSLEDYGLTVEQVREAFA; the protein is encoded by the coding sequence ATGACTGAAGCACGCACCTCTGTCGGCACCGTCGACGATCTGCACGCCGCCGCGACGCGGGCCGTCGGCCTCGACGACTTCGGCGAACCCGACTATCTCGAGGGACTCGAGGTTCTGCTCACCTCGTATCGGGACGACGCCGGACTCACCGAGCTCGGCAGCAAGATGTTCCGCTACTTCCTCAAGGGCGCCCTGATCGCGCGGCTGCTCAGCGAGGCCGGGTGGAAGAGCAATCCGTCGTACGTCGACGTCGAGGTGGAGCGTCCGGTGTTCGTCACGGGCCTGCCGCGGACGGGTACGACGGCGTTGCATCGGCTGCTCGCCGCCGATCCGGCCCATCAGGGATTGCAGATGTGGCTGGCGGAGTTCCCGCAGCCGCGGCCGCCCCGTGACACCTGGACCGACAATCCGGTGTTCGCGCAGATCGAGGCGGGACTGAACCGGCACCACGTCGAGAACCCCGAGTTCATGGGGCTGCACTACATGAGTGCGGGCGAGGTGGAGGAGTGCTGGCAGTTGCTGCGGCAGTCGCTCATGTCGATCTCGTACGAGTCGCTCGCCTACCTGCCGACCTACTCGCAGTGGCTGCAGGCCCGGGACTGGGGACCGGCATATCATCGGCATCGCCGAAATCTGCAGCTCATCGGCCTGAACGACCCGGGCAAGCGATGGGTGCTCAAGAACCCGAGTCACCTCTTCGCGCTGGACGCTCTGATGGAGGCGTACCCGGACGCCGTGGTCGTGCAGACGCATCGTGCGCCGGAGACGATCATTCCGTCGATGTGCAGCCTTGCCGAGCATGCGACCGAAGGGCATTCGTCGGTGTTCACCGGGGCCACGATCGGCCGGACCCAGCTCGAACTCTGGTCGCGAGGTCTACGCGAGTTCTCCGCGGCCCGCGCGAAGTACGACCCGGCGCAGTTCGTCGATGTCCACTTCGACGAACTGCGCGCCGACCCGTTCGCCGCCGTCGGTCGCGTCTACGACGCCCTCGGCACCCCGATGTCCGACGAGGCAGGCGCCGCGATGGTCGCGCTCGACGAGGAGTCCAAGTCGGGCGATCGCAAGCCCGTCCACAAGTACTCGCTCGAGGATTACGGCCTGACCGTCGAACAGGTACGGGAGGCGTTCGCCTGA
- a CDS encoding HNH endonuclease: MTPWSEGGETGIDNGVLLCRRCHTLIHHGGWEVFIGHDGHPWFVPPTDPNRPGARRAIRSHTRRTITVHETADAA, from the coding sequence GTGACTCCCTGGTCCGAGGGCGGCGAAACCGGCATCGACAACGGAGTCCTGCTCTGCCGCCGCTGTCACACTCTGATCCATCACGGTGGATGGGAGGTGTTCATCGGGCACGACGGCCATCCGTGGTTCGTACCCCCGACCGACCCGAACCGACCCGGCGCGCGGCGGGCGATCCGCTCGCACACACGCCGAACCATAACCGTCCACGAGACCGCCGACGCGGCGTGA